In Corynebacterium endometrii, one DNA window encodes the following:
- the adhP gene encoding alcohol dehydrogenase AdhP: MAEKFTAAVVEEFGPTLNIRDEDLPEPGPFQALVKVHASGVCHTDVHAAEGDWPVKPEPPFIPGHEGVGEIVKLGPGEHELELGDMVGNVWLWSACGQCEHCRSGWETLCDKAEYGGYTVDGSFGQYMLVDTRYCARIPEGADPIEVAPILCAGVTVYKGLKVSDTKPGQFMVISGIGGLGHIAVQYAVAMGMRVIAVDIADDKLELAKKYGAEFVVNAGQQDPGEAVAEYTKGGAHGILVTAVHPQAFGQAIAMARKGGTIVFNGLPPGEFPAPIFDIVFKGLTIRGSLVGTRQDLAESLDFYARGLIKPHVEEIKLEDINDVFDGLIKGGIDGRRVINYQ, encoded by the coding sequence ATGGCAGAGAAATTTACCGCGGCGGTGGTTGAGGAATTCGGCCCAACCCTGAACATCCGCGATGAGGACCTTCCGGAGCCAGGACCGTTCCAGGCACTGGTGAAGGTCCATGCTTCCGGCGTTTGTCACACTGACGTGCACGCTGCGGAAGGCGACTGGCCGGTAAAGCCAGAACCACCATTCATCCCTGGCCACGAGGGCGTGGGTGAGATCGTCAAGCTTGGTCCCGGTGAGCATGAGCTCGAGCTGGGTGACATGGTTGGCAACGTGTGGTTGTGGTCCGCGTGCGGCCAGTGTGAGCACTGCCGCTCCGGTTGGGAGACCCTGTGCGATAAGGCCGAGTACGGTGGCTACACCGTCGATGGTTCCTTCGGCCAGTACATGCTCGTTGATACCCGCTACTGCGCTCGCATCCCGGAAGGGGCAGACCCAATCGAGGTAGCCCCAATCCTGTGCGCCGGAGTGACCGTCTACAAGGGGCTGAAGGTCTCTGACACCAAGCCCGGCCAGTTCATGGTGATTTCCGGAATTGGCGGCCTGGGCCACATCGCTGTCCAGTACGCCGTGGCCATGGGCATGCGCGTCATCGCGGTAGACATCGCCGATGACAAGCTAGAGCTGGCCAAGAAGTACGGGGCGGAGTTCGTAGTCAACGCCGGCCAACAGGATCCGGGAGAGGCCGTTGCCGAATACACCAAGGGCGGCGCCCACGGCATCCTGGTTACCGCGGTCCACCCACAGGCCTTCGGCCAGGCAATCGCCATGGCGCGCAAGGGCGGAACCATCGTGTTCAACGGCCTTCCACCAGGGGAGTTCCCCGCACCAATCTTTGACATCGTGTTCAAGGGCCTGACCATTCGCGGCTCGCTGGTGGGCACCCGCCAGGACCTGGCCGAAAGCCTGGACTTCTACGCCCGCGGGCTGATTAAGCCCCACGTGGAAGAGATCAAGCTTGAGGACATCAATGACGTCTTCGACGGATTGATCAAGGGCGGCATCGATGGCCGCCGCGTCATCAACTACCAATAA
- a CDS encoding FtsB family cell division protein, with product MASANKSSKPQSKLDGGNSRRRNSVPVASRAADRASREREAARAKELASKNRSRMDIAGVSVLIAVVLIILFAIAVPLRNYYDGRTELARLNESIASAQQEKERLQTEIERYQDPEYIRQEARRRLGLVAPGEVAYRIVDPRMSQGESLSTDKQAESDQREWYEVLWDSVAEKPQVSVVSGNGPETPPSAAETAPETPAASGDEAEQATPAPTG from the coding sequence ATGGCAAGCGCGAACAAGTCCTCCAAGCCCCAGTCCAAGCTGGACGGTGGCAACTCTCGCCGCCGGAATTCGGTTCCGGTGGCCTCGCGTGCTGCCGATCGCGCGTCCCGTGAGCGGGAGGCGGCGAGGGCTAAGGAGCTGGCCTCCAAAAACCGTTCGCGCATGGATATCGCAGGCGTCAGCGTTCTCATCGCAGTGGTCCTCATCATCTTGTTCGCAATCGCCGTGCCGTTGCGCAACTATTACGATGGCCGCACGGAGCTGGCCCGCTTAAACGAATCCATTGCCAGCGCGCAACAGGAAAAAGAACGCTTGCAAACCGAAATCGAGCGTTACCAGGACCCCGAATACATCCGCCAGGAAGCCCGCCGTCGCTTGGGTTTGGTGGCGCCCGGGGAGGTTGCGTACCGCATTGTGGATCCCCGCATGAGCCAGGGGGAGAGCCTGTCTACCGATAAGCAAGCGGAATCGGACCAACGCGAGTGGTACGAGGTCCTCTGGGACTCCGTCGCGGAAAAGCCTCAGGTCTCCGTGGTCAGCGGCAACGGGCCAGAGACCCCGCCTTCGGCCGCCGAGACCGCACCAGAGACGCCCGCCGCCTCTGGCGACGAGGCGGAGCAGGCCACCCCGGCCCCGACCGGCTAG
- a CDS encoding DUF501 domain-containing protein codes for MSVNQADLDIVTTQLGREPRGVVDIAYRTPDGQPAVVTTSPRLPDGTPFPTLYYLTDPRLTAEASRLEVAHVMKWMEARLGEDEELAADYRAAHEYFLAKRNSMEDLGTEFSGGGMPDRVKCLHVLIAYALAEGPEHFRLGTEAVALAADHGRLRGTAIPEDWPTIAELGIELSQFDFSNAE; via the coding sequence ATGAGCGTTAATCAAGCAGATCTTGACATTGTTACCACCCAATTGGGCCGCGAACCACGCGGCGTAGTGGACATTGCATACCGCACCCCGGACGGACAGCCGGCCGTGGTAACCACCTCGCCAAGGTTGCCGGACGGTACTCCGTTCCCAACGCTGTACTACCTTACGGATCCCCGGCTAACGGCGGAGGCATCACGCCTTGAGGTTGCCCACGTGATGAAGTGGATGGAAGCGCGCCTGGGGGAGGATGAAGAACTGGCAGCGGACTACCGCGCAGCTCACGAATACTTCCTGGCCAAGCGCAACTCAATGGAAGACCTGGGCACCGAGTTCTCCGGCGGCGGAATGCCGGACCGGGTCAAGTGCCTGCACGTTCTGATCGCCTACGCCCTGGCCGAGGGGCCTGAGCATTTCCGCTTGGGCACCGAGGCCGTTGCACTGGCCGCCGATCATGGCCGCTTGCGCGGCACCGCCATCCCCGAGGATTGGCCGACCATCGCTGAGCTAGGCATCGAGCTTAGCCAGTTTGATTTCTCCAACGCCGAATAA
- a CDS encoding Ppx/GppA phosphatase family protein, with translation MTRVAAVDCGTNSIRLLISDIHEDGKIKDIVRTMEIVRLGQGVDAHGEFAPEALERTRAALAGYVQQMKFEQVTRVRMVATSATRDASNQREFFDMTAELLGQIQPGARAEVISGEEEAMLSFSGAVSDLPADRAPFCVIDLGGGSTEFIVGEADGSILGMHSAQMGCVRITERMMPSDPPSETEIEIAEDFVEERMQEVERIVPVDKAVTFVGCAGTFTTLSAIAQGLERYDADSIHGSELRFDGLRVLTRSLMLEPAEMRALNPVIHPGRADVIGGGAVAVEGIINMIERNSEARSFFISEKDILDGIIAGLAEDVQAEAE, from the coding sequence ATGACTCGCGTGGCTGCTGTAGATTGCGGTACCAATTCCATCCGTCTGCTCATCTCCGATATCCATGAAGATGGAAAGATCAAAGACATTGTCCGAACCATGGAAATAGTCCGCCTAGGGCAAGGCGTGGACGCACACGGTGAGTTTGCCCCGGAAGCTCTTGAGCGCACGCGTGCGGCCCTGGCCGGCTACGTGCAGCAAATGAAATTTGAGCAGGTAACACGGGTGCGCATGGTAGCCACCTCCGCCACCCGTGACGCGAGCAATCAGCGGGAGTTTTTCGACATGACCGCCGAATTGCTCGGCCAGATCCAGCCGGGCGCGCGGGCCGAGGTTATTAGCGGCGAGGAAGAGGCCATGCTTTCCTTCTCCGGCGCGGTCAGCGACCTGCCGGCGGACCGCGCCCCCTTCTGCGTTATCGATTTAGGCGGCGGGTCTACTGAATTTATCGTGGGCGAGGCTGACGGCTCAATCCTCGGTATGCACTCCGCGCAAATGGGATGCGTGCGTATAACCGAGCGGATGATGCCTTCCGATCCTCCGAGCGAGACGGAAATCGAAATCGCTGAGGATTTCGTGGAAGAGCGCATGCAGGAGGTGGAGCGAATTGTCCCCGTCGACAAGGCAGTAACCTTCGTAGGCTGCGCGGGAACGTTCACGACTCTGTCTGCTATAGCCCAGGGATTGGAACGCTATGACGCGGATTCCATCCATGGTTCGGAGCTTCGCTTCGACGGTCTGCGGGTGTTGACGCGTTCATTGATGCTTGAGCCGGCCGAGATGCGTGCGCTCAATCCGGTCATTCACCCGGGGCGTGCCGATGTCATTGGCGGCGGCGCCGTTGCCGTAGAGGGGATCATTAACATGATCGAGCGCAACTCCGAAGCCCGCTCCTTCTTCATCAGCGAGAAGGACATCCTCGATGGGATCATTGCGGGCTTGGCCGAAGACGTTCAGGCCGAGGCCGAGTAA
- a CDS encoding lytic transglycosylase domain-containing protein yields the protein MRRLTGCGCAAVLLIVVTVSVGLWGLSFMDKPAPMRTLQPVPDNVPPQTPAEVDSIDINAPGRTSDSLTQWSTQLSQQTGIPGQALRAYANAELIAREAWPECNLRWNTLAGVGWVETRHGTYSGNWFKPSELDANGYTTPPIIGIPLDGANGTARVADTDDGAYDGDPELDRAMGPMQFIPESWKRYGLDANGDGKADPQQIDDAALSSAKLLCAFNRNLADGEAWVQAIFSYNQSEDYMRRVANAANSYAIGQPATS from the coding sequence ATGAGGCGACTAACGGGCTGCGGATGCGCGGCCGTCTTGCTGATCGTTGTCACCGTGTCCGTGGGCCTGTGGGGACTATCCTTCATGGACAAGCCCGCTCCGATGCGCACCTTGCAGCCAGTACCAGACAACGTACCGCCGCAAACCCCGGCCGAGGTGGACTCGATTGATATCAATGCGCCCGGGCGCACCTCGGACAGCCTCACCCAATGGTCTACCCAGCTGTCCCAGCAGACCGGCATTCCGGGGCAGGCCCTGCGGGCCTACGCCAACGCGGAACTCATCGCGCGCGAAGCGTGGCCGGAGTGCAACCTGCGCTGGAACACTCTCGCCGGCGTGGGCTGGGTAGAAACCCGCCACGGAACCTACAGCGGGAATTGGTTTAAGCCCTCGGAGCTAGACGCCAACGGCTATACCACGCCGCCAATCATTGGAATCCCCCTGGACGGCGCCAATGGCACCGCGCGGGTGGCTGATACCGATGACGGCGCCTACGACGGGGACCCGGAATTGGACCGCGCCATGGGGCCGATGCAGTTCATCCCCGAATCCTGGAAGCGATACGGCCTCGACGCCAACGGCGATGGCAAGGCCGATCCACAGCAGATCGATGACGCGGCCCTATCCTCCGCGAAGCTGTTGTGCGCCTTTAACCGCAACCTGGCTGACGGCGAGGCGTGGGTGCAGGCCATCTTCTCTTATAACCAATCAGAGGACTACATGCGCCGGGTGGCCAACGCGGCAAATTCCTACGCCATTGGGCAGCCGGCGACGTCCTAG
- the eno gene encoding phosphopyruvate hydratase, which yields MADIIHVFAREIMDSRGNPTVEAEVFLDDGAHGSAGVPSGASTGVHEAHELRDGGDRYQGKGVLKAVENVNEEIADALAGFEADDQRLIDQAMIALDGTENKSRLGANAILGVSMAAARAAAASAGLPLYRYIGGPNAHVLPVPMMNILNGGAHADSGVDVQEFMIAPIGAESFSEALRQGAEVYHNLKSVIKEKGLSTGLGDEGGFAPSVESTKAALDLIVEAIKKAGLEPGKDIALALDVASSEFFKDGKYHFEGGEHTAEEMSKVYEELINEYPIVSIEDPLQEDDWDGYVTLTKAIGDKVQIVGDDFFVTNPARLKEGIAKKAANALLVKVNQIGTLTETFDAVELAHRSGYRTMMSHRSGETEDTTIADLAVALNCGQIKTGAPARSERVAKYNQLLRIEQELGEGAVYAGRSAFPRFQG from the coding sequence ATGGCTGACATCATCCACGTATTTGCACGAGAGATCATGGACTCCCGCGGCAACCCAACCGTTGAGGCTGAAGTATTCCTCGATGACGGTGCGCACGGCTCCGCCGGCGTGCCTTCCGGCGCATCCACCGGTGTTCACGAGGCTCACGAGCTGCGTGATGGCGGTGACCGCTACCAGGGCAAGGGAGTTCTCAAGGCAGTCGAAAACGTAAATGAGGAAATCGCTGACGCTCTCGCAGGTTTCGAGGCTGACGACCAGCGCCTCATCGACCAGGCAATGATTGCCCTGGACGGCACCGAGAATAAGTCCCGCCTGGGTGCAAACGCCATCCTGGGTGTATCCATGGCTGCCGCCCGCGCGGCCGCCGCCTCCGCCGGACTGCCGCTGTACCGCTACATCGGCGGACCAAACGCGCACGTTCTGCCGGTTCCAATGATGAACATCCTCAACGGTGGCGCACACGCTGACTCCGGCGTCGACGTTCAGGAATTCATGATTGCCCCAATCGGTGCCGAGTCCTTCTCTGAGGCACTGCGTCAGGGCGCAGAGGTTTACCACAACCTCAAGTCCGTCATCAAGGAAAAGGGCCTGTCCACCGGCCTTGGCGATGAGGGTGGCTTCGCCCCATCCGTAGAGTCCACCAAGGCGGCGCTTGACCTGATTGTCGAGGCAATCAAGAAGGCCGGCCTCGAGCCAGGCAAGGACATCGCGCTGGCACTTGACGTTGCCTCCTCCGAGTTCTTCAAGGATGGCAAGTACCACTTCGAGGGCGGCGAGCACACCGCTGAGGAAATGTCCAAGGTTTACGAGGAGCTCATTAACGAGTACCCAATCGTTTCCATCGAGGACCCACTGCAGGAAGATGACTGGGACGGCTACGTCACCCTGACCAAGGCGATTGGTGACAAGGTTCAGATCGTGGGCGATGACTTCTTCGTCACCAACCCGGCACGCCTGAAGGAAGGTATCGCCAAGAAGGCAGCGAATGCTCTGCTGGTTAAGGTCAACCAGATTGGTACCCTGACCGAGACCTTCGATGCCGTTGAGCTGGCGCACCGCAGTGGCTACCGCACCATGATGTCCCACCGCTCCGGCGAGACCGAGGACACCACCATCGCCGATCTCGCGGTTGCGCTGAACTGCGGCCAGATCAAGACCGGTGCCCCTGCTCGTTCCGAGCGCGTGGCTAAGTACAACCAGCTGCTGCGCATCGAACAGGAGCTGGGCGAGGGTGCCGTATACGCGGGCCGCTCCGCGTTCCCACGCTTCCAGGGCTAA
- a CDS encoding MazG nucleotide pyrophosphohydrolase domain-containing protein, with protein MSVVVLDPRWPDQIPLQAIGRITSPVEFGAEVPISVRWDFDAVVSGCGESTYVTTDASDPEIQARREAGERVFAAASLSDPVLKARQVMSRARDIGEWEATQTHATLLPYLEEETQEFTDAVRGGAGDEELLKELGDVFLQVLFHAEIASRRGAFDLDDVAASFVSKMRSRSPYLFDGTTTTVAQEVQQRFWAEGKAREKAGKPRGDNR; from the coding sequence ATGTCCGTAGTAGTTCTTGACCCGCGTTGGCCTGACCAAATCCCCCTGCAAGCAATAGGGCGGATTACCTCGCCCGTTGAATTTGGCGCCGAGGTGCCAATCTCGGTGCGGTGGGATTTCGATGCGGTGGTCTCCGGTTGCGGGGAATCCACCTACGTCACCACGGATGCCTCGGACCCAGAGATTCAAGCCCGCAGGGAAGCGGGGGAGAGGGTCTTTGCCGCCGCGTCGCTCAGTGACCCGGTCCTCAAGGCCCGGCAGGTCATGTCTCGCGCGCGTGACATCGGGGAATGGGAGGCCACCCAGACGCATGCAACGCTGCTGCCGTACCTTGAAGAGGAAACGCAAGAATTCACCGACGCGGTGCGAGGTGGTGCAGGCGATGAGGAGTTGCTCAAGGAACTAGGCGACGTATTTTTGCAAGTTCTTTTCCATGCGGAAATCGCCAGCCGCAGGGGAGCATTCGATTTGGACGATGTGGCGGCGAGCTTCGTTAGCAAGATGCGCTCGCGTTCTCCGTACCTGTTTGACGGCACAACCACCACCGTTGCGCAAGAGGTCCAGCAACGCTTCTGGGCGGAGGGCAAGGCGCGAGAAAAAGCCGGAAAGCCCCGCGGGGATAACCGCTAA
- a CDS encoding amino acid permease: protein MPRHSVPLFTLVALIIGSTVGSGIFALPQNIASVAAPGAMLIGWVIAGVGMLSVAFVFHILAQRKPHLDSGVYAYVRAGLGDYIGFTAGWGYWLGSVIAQVGYATLFFSTIGHYIPFFDESNRWVTGISVSLMTWLIFILLTRGIRQAAIMTSITTIAKVLPIAAFIILVAFLGFSWDKFTLDFWGETSGATVFEQIQGVMLFTVWVFIGVEGASVYSKQAKSRKDVGRATVIGFLTVLVLLLSVSTLSYGVLTQAELAALPDNSMASVLEAVVGPWGGLLISIGLCLSVLGAYVSWQMLCAEPLMMMALDGLLPRRVGELTSTGAPWVAQLISTCVIQFTVILFFLNNTAYTSMVQLATILYLLPYIFSALYLVLLATRGKGISHPHAGTRFDDSGPDIPPATNKRHLAVGLLALVYSMWLIYAADPVYLLFGALAVVPGLVPYVITRISKKERVFNPLEWAVVAIIIGGAIAAVIGLVTGNLAL, encoded by the coding sequence ATGCCCCGGCATTCAGTTCCGCTGTTCACGCTTGTAGCGCTGATCATCGGCTCGACTGTCGGCTCTGGTATTTTCGCCCTGCCCCAGAATATTGCATCGGTAGCAGCCCCCGGGGCTATGCTCATCGGCTGGGTCATCGCCGGCGTGGGCATGCTGTCCGTGGCCTTCGTCTTCCATATTCTGGCCCAGCGCAAGCCGCACCTGGACTCCGGCGTCTACGCATACGTCCGCGCCGGTTTAGGCGACTATATCGGCTTTACCGCAGGTTGGGGCTACTGGCTAGGTTCCGTCATTGCGCAGGTGGGTTACGCAACCTTATTCTTCAGCACCATCGGTCACTACATTCCGTTCTTTGATGAATCCAATCGGTGGGTCACGGGTATCTCCGTCTCGCTGATGACCTGGCTGATCTTCATCTTGCTCACCAGGGGCATTCGCCAGGCCGCCATCATGACCTCCATTACCACCATCGCCAAGGTGCTGCCCATTGCGGCGTTCATCATCCTGGTGGCGTTTTTGGGATTTAGCTGGGACAAATTCACCTTAGACTTCTGGGGCGAAACATCCGGCGCCACGGTGTTCGAGCAAATCCAGGGCGTGATGCTCTTTACCGTGTGGGTGTTCATTGGCGTCGAGGGCGCATCCGTCTACTCAAAACAGGCAAAATCCCGCAAGGACGTGGGACGCGCCACGGTCATTGGCTTCCTCACCGTGCTCGTGCTGCTGCTGTCCGTATCCACCCTGTCCTATGGCGTGCTAACCCAGGCCGAGCTTGCCGCTTTGCCGGATAACTCCATGGCCTCGGTCCTTGAGGCCGTGGTGGGCCCATGGGGTGGACTCCTCATTTCGATCGGCTTGTGCCTGTCAGTTCTTGGCGCGTATGTCTCGTGGCAGATGCTGTGCGCCGAACCGTTGATGATGATGGCCCTGGACGGGCTTTTGCCGCGCCGCGTTGGTGAGCTCACCTCTACCGGCGCCCCATGGGTAGCGCAGCTCATTTCCACCTGCGTCATCCAGTTCACGGTCATCCTGTTCTTCCTGAACAACACGGCCTACACGTCTATGGTCCAGCTGGCTACTATCCTCTACCTTTTGCCATACATCTTCTCCGCGCTATACCTGGTCCTGCTCGCCACCAGGGGCAAGGGAATCTCCCACCCTCACGCCGGAACCCGCTTCGATGACTCCGGGCCCGATATCCCACCGGCTACCAACAAGCGTCACCTGGCAGTTGGCCTGCTGGCCCTTGTGTATTCCATGTGGCTTATCTACGCCGCAGACCCCGTCTACCTCCTCTTCGGCGCGCTTGCGGTGGTACCGGGTTTGGTTCCATACGTCATCACCCGCATCTCAAAGAAGGAACGTGTATTCAACCCGTTAGAGTGGGCCGTGGTGGCCATCATCATCGGCGGCGCGATTGCCGCGGTCATCGGTCTGGTGACCGGCAATCTGGCGCTATAG
- the mca gene encoding mycothiol conjugate amidase Mca, with protein sequence MSGLRILSIHAHPDDESSKGAATTAKYAHEGHEVLVLTCTGGERGDIINPAMDKPGILENMGEIRKEEMAAAAEALGVKHKWLGYVDSGLPEGDPLPPLPEGCFALYDDDVIGRDFVKVIREFRPHVIITYDENGGYPHPDHLMVHRASMIAWEKAGDENYHPELGEPWTPLKLYYSHGFVYQRMKLFHDRLVESGKSSPYGAMMARWEAGFGDIMARVTAQVECAEYFSHREAALIAHATQIDPAGAFLATPVSVQQELWPTEEFELARTRVATDLPEDDLFAGIEQN encoded by the coding sequence GTGAGTGGACTTCGAATTCTGTCAATCCACGCACATCCAGATGATGAGTCATCTAAGGGTGCCGCAACCACTGCCAAGTATGCGCACGAGGGACACGAGGTTCTAGTCCTAACCTGTACTGGCGGTGAGCGTGGAGACATCATCAATCCCGCCATGGATAAGCCCGGAATCCTGGAGAATATGGGCGAAATCCGCAAGGAAGAAATGGCCGCGGCCGCCGAGGCTCTGGGCGTTAAGCATAAGTGGCTTGGCTACGTGGACTCCGGCCTGCCGGAGGGGGACCCGCTCCCACCGCTGCCTGAGGGCTGCTTCGCCCTTTATGACGATGACGTCATTGGCCGGGACTTCGTCAAGGTGATCCGTGAGTTCCGCCCGCACGTCATCATCACGTATGACGAAAACGGCGGTTATCCGCACCCGGACCACCTGATGGTCCACCGCGCGTCGATGATCGCGTGGGAAAAGGCGGGGGATGAAAATTACCATCCCGAGCTCGGCGAGCCGTGGACCCCGCTGAAGCTCTACTATTCCCACGGATTCGTCTACCAGCGCATGAAGCTTTTCCATGACCGCCTGGTCGAGTCCGGCAAGTCCAGCCCATATGGGGCAATGATGGCTCGCTGGGAGGCCGGTTTTGGTGACATCATGGCGCGCGTGACCGCCCAGGTGGAGTGCGCGGAGTACTTTAGTCATCGAGAGGCCGCATTGATCGCGCACGCGACCCAGATCGATCCGGCGGGAGCCTTCCTAGCCACTCCGGTCTCAGTTCAGCAGGAACTTTGGCCTACGGAGGAATTCGAGCTGGCCCGCACGCGCGTGGCCACGGATTTGCCGGAAGACGATTTGTTCGCGGGAATCGAGCAGAACTAG
- the greA gene encoding transcription elongation factor GreA, whose protein sequence is MAEQQKQYITPETKEKLEAELQELIDHRPVVAAEINERREEGDLKENAGYDAAREMQDQEEARIKQISEILANATTERGALQEGVAHIGSVVHVYYNGDENNKETFLIGTRAAASDNKDLETYSEQSPLGAAILGAQEGETREYSAPNGKTISVTIISAAPYDSEKAATPRQS, encoded by the coding sequence ATGGCTGAACAGCAGAAGCAGTACATCACCCCAGAAACTAAGGAAAAGCTTGAGGCTGAGCTTCAGGAGCTCATTGATCACCGCCCGGTAGTCGCCGCCGAAATCAACGAGCGCCGCGAAGAGGGCGACCTTAAGGAAAACGCTGGCTACGATGCTGCGCGCGAAATGCAGGACCAGGAAGAGGCCCGCATCAAGCAGATTTCTGAGATTCTTGCCAACGCAACCACCGAGCGTGGCGCACTGCAGGAGGGCGTTGCCCACATCGGTTCCGTGGTTCACGTGTACTACAACGGCGATGAAAACAACAAGGAAACCTTCCTGATCGGCACCCGCGCCGCCGCGTCCGACAATAAGGATCTGGAGACCTACTCTGAGCAGTCCCCACTGGGCGCAGCCATCCTGGGCGCACAGGAGGGTGAGACCCGTGAATACTCCGCCCCAAATGGCAAGACCATTTCCGTCACAATCATCTCCGCGGCGCCGTATGATTCAGAGAAGGCCGCGACTCCGCGCCAGTCATAA
- a CDS encoding Bax inhibitor-1/YccA family protein, with product MRSSNPVMNSLTQTTAENPYQSQYGGYSDGYGQAGAPVAQERPMTVDDVVTKTGITLAVIIASAVVNFFIGAFVDQSLAMILTFVGAIGGFITVLVATFGKKWGSAATTLIYAAFEGLFVGGFSLIVSAGAGSEAGAMIGQAVLATVGVFLGMLIVYKTGAVKVTPRFNKIMFGLIMGVAVMALGNFLLAIFTGSSPLRDGGMLAIVFSIVCIILAALSFMTDFDQADRLIRAGAPAKHAWGVALSLAVTLVWLYTEILRLLSYFQQR from the coding sequence GTGCGTTCAAGCAACCCGGTAATGAACTCGTTAACCCAGACTACCGCTGAGAACCCATACCAGTCACAGTACGGAGGTTACAGTGACGGCTACGGGCAGGCCGGCGCTCCAGTAGCGCAGGAGCGGCCTATGACTGTCGATGACGTGGTCACCAAAACCGGTATCACCCTCGCCGTTATCATCGCTAGCGCGGTGGTTAACTTCTTTATCGGCGCATTCGTCGACCAGAGCCTCGCGATGATCCTGACCTTCGTGGGTGCAATCGGCGGCTTTATCACCGTCCTGGTCGCAACGTTTGGCAAGAAGTGGGGCTCTGCAGCCACCACCTTGATTTACGCTGCGTTCGAGGGCCTTTTCGTGGGTGGCTTCTCCTTAATCGTCTCCGCCGGCGCAGGTTCCGAGGCGGGCGCCATGATTGGCCAGGCAGTCCTGGCCACCGTTGGCGTCTTTTTGGGCATGCTGATTGTCTACAAGACCGGTGCGGTTAAGGTCACCCCTCGTTTCAACAAGATCATGTTCGGCCTCATCATGGGCGTTGCGGTCATGGCGCTGGGCAACTTCCTGCTGGCAATCTTCACCGGCAGCAGCCCTCTGCGCGACGGTGGCATGCTTGCGATCGTCTTCTCCATCGTCTGCATCATCCTGGCAGCCCTGTCCTTCATGACTGACTTCGACCAGGCGGATCGCCTCATCCGCGCCGGTGCGCCGGCCAAGCATGCCTGGGGCGTGGCCTTGAGCCTCGCTGTGACCCTGGTATGGCTCTACACCGAGATCCTGCGCCTGCTGAGCTACTTCCAGCAGAGGTAA
- a CDS encoding DUF4307 domain-containing protein, which translates to MSPQGPHSTRTTASTTTQRGDRYGAAAKKSSGDLTGKAMALVLVAILIAALFYAYQYFTTKQEVNASISYVSHEVVDDSTLRVWSDVTRNDPNATAYCIVQAYDYSKAEVGRREFALPANGEANMRVAVDIPTNARAVAGGVYGCSSEVPAYLDAENPRYANS; encoded by the coding sequence ATGAGCCCTCAAGGTCCACATTCAACGCGTACCACCGCTTCCACCACCACCCAGCGCGGTGACCGATACGGAGCAGCCGCTAAGAAAAGCTCCGGTGACCTCACCGGAAAGGCAATGGCGCTGGTGCTAGTAGCGATCTTGATTGCCGCGCTCTTCTACGCCTACCAGTATTTCACCACCAAGCAGGAAGTTAATGCATCGATTAGCTACGTCTCCCACGAGGTAGTTGATGATTCCACGCTTCGAGTCTGGAGTGACGTAACCCGAAACGACCCAAATGCCACTGCGTATTGCATCGTTCAGGCTTATGACTACTCCAAGGCTGAGGTAGGCCGCCGCGAATTCGCCCTTCCCGCCAACGGCGAGGCCAACATGCGCGTGGCCGTGGATATCCCCACCAATGCCCGTGCCGTGGCCGGCGGAGTCTATGGTTGCTCAAGCGAGGTTCCCGCGTACTTGGATGCTGAAAACCCCCGCTACGCAAACTCCTAA